One genomic segment of Helicobacter enhydrae includes these proteins:
- a CDS encoding RNA polymerase factor sigma-54: MKNNLKLAPSTSVKTKLSTTLKSWLPILQSSNDELIEMLTEMTQDNPYASVQTNLIKDFSSQSQYTKTTRKSSKQAEGFESFCLYEDGLFEVLLDQIAPPLFPTPRSQEIAQLIIEDLNEEGYFDGDLEEIASRCGCEVSEVDKIRKRFAYLEPCGIGAIDVVEALEFQLDQSELDGSAYDLAKLILQDLHNHFHHKSHAEYPRVMQVLKGFKNPPAIDYLAKEQYIKPDLFVSFENGEIEVRLNHEMSPSIKIDSNIQAQIPKSAEEQFIKTKVKEARTLVDALEMRKATLQKIGLMIVEYQYDFFNGGEIKPMKLKDLADEFGHAPSTISRAISNKYLECDRGIFSIKSFFSTALDDDVSNSAIKDFVNDLVKNEDRKKPLSDSKILELIEAKFGIKIVRRTITKYRQKLNIASSSERKKLYEMSF, from the coding sequence ATGAAAAACAATCTCAAACTAGCTCCATCCACTTCTGTCAAAACCAAGCTCTCCACCACTCTCAAAAGTTGGCTTCCGATTCTGCAGAGCTCCAATGATGAACTCATCGAAATGCTTACAGAGATGACCCAAGACAATCCCTATGCCAGCGTGCAAACCAATCTCATCAAAGACTTCAGCAGTCAAAGCCAATACACCAAAACCACTAGAAAATCAAGCAAACAGGCGGAGGGGTTTGAGAGCTTTTGCTTGTATGAGGATGGGCTTTTTGAGGTGTTGCTCGATCAGATTGCCCCCCCTCTTTTCCCCACTCCACGCTCACAAGAGATCGCTCAGTTGATCATTGAGGATCTCAATGAGGAGGGGTATTTTGATGGGGATTTGGAGGAGATCGCCTCTAGATGTGGGTGCGAGGTGAGCGAGGTGGATAAGATTCGCAAACGCTTTGCCTATCTTGAGCCCTGTGGCATAGGGGCGATAGATGTCGTCGAGGCTTTGGAGTTTCAGCTTGATCAAAGTGAACTTGATGGCAGTGCTTATGATTTGGCAAAACTGATTTTGCAGGATTTGCACAACCATTTCCATCACAAATCCCACGCAGAATACCCACGCGTGATGCAAGTCCTCAAAGGCTTCAAAAACCCCCCAGCTATCGATTATCTTGCCAAAGAGCAATACATCAAGCCTGATTTGTTTGTGAGCTTTGAAAACGGAGAGATCGAAGTGCGACTCAACCACGAAATGTCCCCAAGTATCAAGATTGATTCCAATATCCAAGCCCAGATCCCCAAAAGTGCAGAGGAGCAGTTCATCAAAACCAAAGTCAAAGAGGCGCGCACCCTTGTTGATGCCCTAGAGATGAGAAAAGCCACATTGCAAAAGATAGGATTGATGATCGTGGAGTATCAATACGATTTTTTCAATGGCGGAGAGATCAAGCCTATGAAACTCAAAGATCTAGCCGATGAGTTTGGACACGCCCCCAGCACGATCTCAAGGGCAATCAGCAACAAATACCTTGAGTGCGATCGTGGGATATTCTCAATCAAAAGCTTTTTCTCCACCGCCCTAGATGATGATGTCAGCAATAGTGCGATCAAAGATTTTGTGAATGATTTGGTCAAAAATGAAGATCGCAAAAAGCCTTTGAGTGATTCTAAGATTTTGGAACTCATTGAGGCGAAGTTTGGTATCAAAATCGTGCGACGCACGATTACCAAATACCGCCAAAAGCTCAATATCGCAAGTTCTAGTGAGCGTAAAAAACTCTATGAGATGAGTTTCTAA
- a CDS encoding trimeric intracellular cation channel family protein, translating into MFIAALFYLGIVAESMSGAIAGGRHKMDLFGVFSISFATALGGGSLRDILFNHYPLLWVKDPHYVLVVLVSSLVATKIATFITRQERLFLILDALGLAVFSTLGAKIVMDMGYNLTLTIIGAIVTGSFGGILRDLFCNTLPLVFQKELYASVALICGGVYWFSNAYLGQDLAIFVAIAIGFGIRMIAILYKISLPVFSFQSHHKD; encoded by the coding sequence ATGTTTATTGCGGCTTTGTTTTATCTGGGGATTGTTGCAGAATCAATGAGCGGGGCTATCGCAGGGGGGCGTCACAAAATGGACCTTTTTGGGGTGTTTAGCATTTCATTTGCCACAGCACTTGGTGGCGGGAGTTTGCGAGATATTTTGTTTAACCATTATCCGCTTTTGTGGGTGAAAGATCCGCATTATGTGCTTGTCGTGTTGGTTTCTTCGTTGGTGGCTACAAAGATTGCAACTTTTATCACAAGGCAGGAGCGTTTGTTTTTGATTCTGGATGCTTTGGGTTTGGCAGTTTTTAGCACTTTGGGTGCCAAGATCGTGATGGATATGGGTTATAACCTCACTTTGACGATTATTGGGGCGATTGTCACGGGGAGCTTTGGGGGGATTTTGAGGGATTTGTTTTGCAATACTTTGCCTTTGGTATTCCAAAAAGAGCTTTATGCTTCTGTGGCTTTGATATGTGGTGGAGTTTATTGGTTTTCCAATGCGTATTTGGGGCAGGATTTGGCGATTTTTGTCGCCATTGCGATAGGTTTTGGCATCAGAATGATTGCAATTTTGTATAAAATTTCACTACCTGTTTTTTCATTTCAATCACATCATAAGGATTAA
- the gltX gene encoding glutamate--tRNA ligase → MSVITRFAPSPTGYLHIGGLRTALFNYLYAKSKGGKFLLRIEDTDLQRNSQEATEAIIKAFEWTNLSYDDAVVYQSQRFDLYAKYIQQLLDEGKAYYCYMSKEELDALREEQIANKLPPRYDNRYRDFQGTPPKDVKPVVRIKAPLEGSVKFEDGVKGCIEISAKEIDDFIIARSDGTPTYNFVVAIDDALMGVTDVIRGDDHTTNTPKQIIVYEALGFKIPKFFHIPMILNPQGKKLSKRDGATDVMEYKTMGYLPQALLNFLVRLGWSYKDQEIFSMEEMLKLFSPENLNKSASCYNQSKLDWLNNHYIRQMPNTTLQAMLQDYGVLVPLESTKLEVLFEALKERNYTLLAFSAGVQEVLNAPKEYNADMFAKITQEKIEHLKDFIGSLEANASVSEIEQTSKAYIKTNGLKAGDFLQPLRLAILGKGGGIGMAETIFALGIEECKSRISTLETIYNQNK, encoded by the coding sequence ATGAGCGTTATCACACGATTTGCCCCATCTCCAACGGGATATTTACATATTGGAGGACTAAGAACGGCTTTATTTAACTACCTATACGCCAAATCAAAAGGTGGGAAGTTTTTGTTACGCATTGAGGATACTGATTTGCAAAGAAACTCTCAAGAAGCCACAGAGGCAATCATCAAAGCTTTTGAATGGACAAACTTGAGCTATGATGATGCAGTGGTCTATCAATCCCAACGCTTTGATTTGTATGCCAAATACATCCAGCAACTCCTCGATGAAGGCAAGGCGTATTATTGCTATATGAGCAAAGAAGAGCTTGACGCTCTAAGAGAGGAGCAAATCGCCAACAAACTCCCCCCACGCTATGACAACCGCTATCGCGATTTTCAAGGCACTCCCCCCAAAGATGTCAAACCCGTAGTCAGAATCAAAGCACCATTAGAGGGGAGCGTGAAGTTTGAAGATGGCGTCAAGGGGTGCATTGAGATTTCTGCCAAAGAGATTGATGACTTCATCATCGCTAGAAGTGATGGCACACCCACTTACAACTTCGTCGTGGCAATCGATGACGCACTGATGGGAGTCACAGATGTGATTCGGGGTGATGATCACACAACAAACACGCCAAAGCAAATCATCGTATATGAAGCTCTCGGCTTCAAAATCCCGAAATTTTTCCATATTCCTATGATTTTGAATCCTCAAGGCAAAAAGCTCAGCAAACGCGATGGTGCCACAGATGTGATGGAATACAAAACGATGGGCTACCTCCCCCAAGCCCTTCTCAACTTTTTGGTGCGATTGGGGTGGAGCTACAAAGATCAAGAGATTTTTAGTATGGAAGAAATGCTTAAGCTGTTCTCACCTGAAAATCTCAACAAATCTGCAAGTTGTTATAATCAATCCAAGCTTGATTGGCTCAACAATCATTACATTCGCCAAATGCCCAACACTACCCTCCAAGCAATGCTCCAAGACTATGGGGTCCTCGTGCCACTTGAAAGCACCAAGCTAGAGGTTTTGTTTGAAGCCCTCAAAGAGCGTAACTACACACTCCTCGCCTTTAGTGCTGGGGTGCAGGAAGTGCTCAATGCTCCAAAAGAATACAATGCTGATATGTTTGCCAAAATCACTCAAGAAAAGATAGAGCACCTCAAAGACTTCATCGGTAGCCTTGAAGCCAATGCAAGTGTGAGTGAGATTGAGCAAACAAGCAAGGCTTACATCAAAACAAATGGGCTAAAAGCGGGGGATTTTTTGCAACCTTTGCGTCTAGCCATTTTGGGCAAAGGTGGAGGGATCGGTATGGCAGAAACAATCTTTGCTTTGGGCATAGAAGAATGCAAAAGCAGGATTTCTACTCTTGAAACAATCTACAATCAAAACAAATAA
- a CDS encoding DNA polymerase III subunit gamma/tau, producing the protein MALALKYRPTQFCDLVGQESVSQTLSLALDQQRVSNAYLFSGLRGSGKTSSARIFARALQCEKGPTSKPCGECANCEASLSGRHLDIIEMDAASNRKIDDIRDLIEQTKYAPAFGRYKIFIIDEVHMLTKEAFNALLKTLEEPPEFVKFILATTDPLLLPATILSRTQHFRFKKIAIKSVLAHLKKILEQENVKYEDEALSVIARSGGGSLRDTLTLLDQAIIFGNQFVSLQSVTEMLGIIDPLVLDGFFKALFVGDEAKVNDIMIKMNEYECDMVLDEIILFLKDRLMSKDSNYEPLILNRYFHILTQSKQLLASNADAEFVLLLTILKFREALKLKSITKLIDTLQDQLNLNELQLSAPLATPATPTTPKSDQEILAPSGTPNLFQELLVKLSDRNMELGICFEKNIAFVAFEENTLRLQSGAKDTEREFLKTHSQIIREIVRGVYGEDVRLEIIANQPTQKEYQPPIAPQPTPPQQEAMPPQQNQTMPDLPNGVEVAEVAEKVEVARGVEAVEVAQVAEVAGVAGPQANQANQEIQTTQEIQETQAQTTQTTQTTQTTQTTQVSPNESNATPMPQSSNSESFSSRNRVLLGHLQKHLGVDLTRVEVIDDNA; encoded by the coding sequence ATGGCATTGGCATTGAAGTATCGTCCTACCCAATTTTGCGATCTTGTGGGGCAAGAGAGCGTATCTCAAACACTCTCTCTAGCCCTTGATCAGCAGAGGGTTTCCAATGCCTATCTTTTCAGTGGATTGCGAGGGAGTGGCAAAACAAGTTCAGCAAGAATCTTTGCGAGAGCCTTGCAATGCGAGAAGGGACCTACGAGCAAACCTTGCGGAGAATGTGCAAATTGTGAAGCTTCTTTGAGTGGGCGACATCTAGATATTATCGAAATGGACGCCGCCTCAAATCGCAAAATCGATGACATCCGTGACTTGATCGAGCAGACCAAATACGCCCCAGCTTTTGGGCGTTATAAAATTTTCATCATCGATGAGGTGCATATGCTCACCAAAGAGGCATTCAATGCCTTGCTCAAGACGCTTGAGGAGCCACCAGAGTTTGTGAAGTTTATCCTTGCGACGACAGATCCTCTGCTCCTCCCTGCGACAATCCTTAGCCGCACCCAGCATTTTAGATTCAAAAAAATTGCGATCAAAAGTGTGTTGGCACATCTCAAAAAAATCCTAGAGCAAGAAAATGTGAAATACGAAGATGAGGCGTTGAGCGTGATTGCTAGAAGCGGTGGTGGAAGCTTACGCGATACGCTGACACTGCTAGATCAGGCGATCATCTTTGGCAATCAGTTTGTCAGTCTCCAAAGCGTGACTGAGATGCTTGGCATTATCGATCCTTTGGTGCTAGATGGGTTTTTCAAGGCTTTGTTTGTCGGCGATGAGGCAAAAGTCAATGATATTATGATAAAGATGAACGAGTATGAATGCGATATGGTTTTGGATGAAATCATTTTGTTTTTGAAAGATCGCTTGATGAGCAAAGACAGCAATTATGAGCCATTGATCCTCAATCGGTATTTTCATATTTTGACACAGAGCAAACAGCTCCTTGCTTCAAATGCCGATGCAGAGTTTGTCTTGCTTTTGACCATTCTCAAATTTCGTGAAGCCCTCAAACTCAAATCAATCACCAAGCTCATAGACACTCTGCAAGATCAGCTCAATCTCAATGAGTTGCAACTCTCCGCCCCTCTTGCTACCCCCGCTACTCCAACTACCCCCAAATCCGATCAAGAGATTCTAGCCCCAAGTGGCACCCCCAATCTGTTTCAAGAGCTACTTGTCAAGCTTTCAGATCGCAATATGGAGCTTGGGATTTGCTTTGAGAAAAACATCGCTTTTGTAGCGTTTGAAGAAAACACTTTGCGTTTGCAGAGTGGGGCAAAGGACACAGAGAGAGAGTTTTTGAAAACCCATTCTCAAATCATCAGGGAGATTGTGCGTGGGGTTTATGGTGAGGATGTGCGTTTGGAGATCATCGCAAACCAGCCCACCCAAAAGGAATATCAGCCACCCATAGCACCCCAGCCCACACCCCCCCAGCAAGAAGCTATGCCACCCCAGCAGAATCAAACAATGCCAGATTTGCCAAATGGGGTAGAGGTGGCAGAGGTGGCAGAAAAAGTAGAAGTGGCACGGGGTGTAGAGGCAGTAGAAGTGGCACAGGTGGCAGAAGTAGCGGGGGTAGCAGGACCTCAAGCCAATCAAGCCAATCAAGAGATTCAAACGACTCAAGAGATTCAGGAGACTCAAGCCCAAACCACTCAAACCACTCAAACCACTCAAACCACTCAAACCACTCAAGTGTCACCCAACGAATCCAATGCGACTCCTATGCCCCAATCCTCAAACTCCGAGAGTTTCTCTAGTCGCAATCGTGTTTTGCTCGGGCATTTGCAGAAGCATTTGGGGGTTGATTTGACGCGTGTTGAGGTGATTGATGACAATGCTTAG
- the lptB gene encoding LPS export ABC transporter ATP-binding protein, whose product MNVLKALNLSKQIKKTKIVNDVSVEVKSGEVVGLLGPNGAGKTTTFYMICGLLEPSSGKVYLNDIDISRKPLHQRSNLGIGYLPQESSIFKELSVEDNLMLSAEISYRDAKQRREKVEEMLSAFNIEPIRARKGVSLSGGERRRVEIARALVKNPKFILLDEPFAGVDPLAVIDIQKIIQELVAMDIGVLITDHNVRETLSVCDCAYVIKNGTLLTSGKASEIYDNELVRKHYLGENFKV is encoded by the coding sequence ATGAATGTTTTAAAAGCGTTAAATCTAAGCAAACAAATCAAAAAAACAAAAATCGTCAATGATGTGTCTGTGGAAGTGAAAAGTGGTGAAGTCGTGGGGCTTCTAGGACCAAATGGAGCAGGGAAAACTACGACATTTTATATGATTTGTGGGTTGCTTGAGCCTAGCAGTGGCAAAGTCTATCTCAATGATATTGACATCTCACGCAAACCATTGCACCAACGCTCCAATCTCGGCATTGGCTACCTCCCACAAGAATCTAGTATTTTCAAAGAATTGAGCGTAGAGGACAACTTAATGCTCAGTGCAGAGATCTCCTATAGGGACGCCAAACAAAGACGCGAAAAAGTCGAGGAAATGCTAAGTGCGTTTAATATCGAGCCGATCCGTGCAAGAAAGGGCGTGAGCTTGAGTGGTGGGGAGCGTCGGAGGGTAGAAATCGCAAGAGCGTTAGTCAAAAACCCCAAATTCATCTTGCTAGATGAACCTTTTGCAGGGGTGGATCCTCTTGCAGTGATTGACATCCAAAAAATCATCCAAGAGCTTGTGGCGATGGATATTGGCGTTTTGATCACCGATCACAATGTGAGGGAGACTTTGTCTGTGTGTGATTGTGCCTATGTCATCAAAAACGGCACTTTGCTCACAAGTGGCAAAGCAAGTGAAATCTATGATAACGAGCTTGTCCGCAAGCATTATCTAGGCGAAAATTTCAAAGTATGA
- a CDS encoding type IIG restriction enzyme/methyltransferase, translated as MPIQYTPKPLADFLKFYAPQTPSQETIQSFQAQIAKLLEESQKGTDEEFQKNEINKFLSAVYGYNCNTKGSVDSAIYVDGEAQVLLEVKSLANTSEFPRSSTHLTSKALCESILYFLRECGKNSIKHIIICNPCEFFVFDARNFRKFAEDSYIDKLYKNCDDKQGTDTTTKKFYEDLRSYLEGDCAQELSYAYVSLREPESLVLLYQLLSPQVLLRQHATIDANTLNQGFYEELLYILGLQERTQGGKITIVSSEIPNTLSHTLSKTYATLNAEEVFTLITTWNNRILFLRLLESMLLGFAHIDRAFLDIAIIKDFATLQTLFFEVLAQREKDRTNDIPPFLRQIPYLNSSLFDKTPLEVEGKQIRLLESAPLPLFPRSILKKDSRFKDKGSLPLLEYLFEFLHAYDFTTTPKDISEGMKQNHDKLINSAVLGLVFEKLNGYKEGSFYTPSFITSYMCQESITQAALERFNSTYGWKCQNLEELKRKIAKAEEIADEDLLSTLLTLRICDPSVGSGHFLVSALNEMIQIAHTLGIVYLPRGVKLTIENDEILITTRDGIFAYHKPTSSDEDAHTIQTKIFNLKKSIIQNCLFGVDINPNSCEITKLRLWIELLKYSYYLFDEQGKNTNTLETLPNIDINIKCGNSLISHYPLNSSLTIGQTKEFATNLKQAILNYKMSVGAYKEGIGSKSKIIEQISATKNLIISYLLERSLAKIQLKEYLSAFVSEYGDAVFDIDTEFGLEMFRIIKANKYRFTPTLTSLEPAPMTAEGDKLLTKIKKCYEELENIKTSQSFEWRFEFPEVLDEEGNFLGFDCVIGNPPYIRQEEIKELKPSLQKNFQIYENTSDIYTYFFEQGYKLLSQNAILSFITSNKWTRAGYGENLRAFLLKNTTLQSYMDLNGEKVFENASVDTSITIFIKSTPTPTHQIHFLECKDIAELFRIAPTSIPQNTLSKDAFIFADSSTLALKEKIQSIGTPLKDWGISINYGIKTGYNEAFIITTETREAILQACKTQQEREATSKLIRKVLRGRDIKRYSYEWAGLWIINIHNGYTSTNKTKMPPIDIEQYPTLKAYFNENAKNHKGKGKGFFNRDDKGITPYNLRNCAYLEEFEKEKILYPETTQGAYFVIDRNQMFLEKTAFCICGNNLLFLQALLSSKAITYYFKNFSNGCILGKKGYQYNKHALEKLPIPKITESNKAIADKIIALVEKILKAKENNPTTDTKPLESQIDSLVYTLYNLTEAEIQIIEGKS; from the coding sequence ATGCCGATCCAATACACCCCAAAACCACTTGCTGATTTTCTCAAATTCTATGCCCCGCAAACCCCCTCACAAGAAACAATCCAAAGCTTCCAAGCCCAGATCGCCAAGCTTTTGGAGGAGAGTCAAAAAGGCACTGATGAAGAGTTTCAAAAAAACGAGATCAACAAGTTCCTAAGTGCAGTCTATGGCTACAACTGCAACACCAAAGGGAGCGTGGATAGTGCAATCTATGTAGATGGAGAGGCTCAAGTGCTTCTTGAGGTCAAATCCCTTGCCAACACATCAGAGTTCCCCAGATCCAGCACCCACCTCACCTCCAAAGCCCTTTGTGAATCTATCCTTTATTTCCTCCGTGAGTGTGGCAAAAACTCTATCAAACACATCATCATCTGCAATCCTTGCGAGTTTTTCGTCTTTGATGCGAGGAACTTTAGGAAGTTTGCTGAGGATTCTTATATCGATAAGCTCTACAAAAACTGCGATGACAAGCAAGGCACAGACACCACAACAAAAAAATTTTATGAGGATTTGCGATCGTATCTTGAGGGCGATTGTGCTCAAGAGCTATCTTATGCTTATGTTTCTTTGAGGGAGCCAGAGAGTTTGGTGCTCCTCTATCAGCTCCTCTCTCCTCAAGTGTTGCTCAGACAACACGCCACAATTGATGCCAACACGCTCAATCAAGGCTTCTATGAGGAGCTCCTCTACATTTTGGGGTTGCAAGAACGCACTCAAGGGGGCAAAATCACTATCGTTTCAAGCGAGATTCCCAACACTCTCTCCCACACCCTCTCAAAAACTTATGCCACGCTCAATGCAGAGGAGGTTTTCACTCTGATCACCACTTGGAACAATCGTATCCTGTTCCTAAGGCTTTTGGAATCTATGCTTTTGGGGTTTGCCCACATCGATAGAGCATTCCTTGACATCGCAATCATCAAAGATTTTGCAACCCTGCAAACTCTATTTTTTGAAGTCCTAGCCCAAAGAGAAAAAGATCGCACTAATGATATACCCCCGTTTTTGAGGCAAATCCCCTATCTCAACTCCAGCCTTTTTGACAAAACCCCACTTGAAGTCGAGGGCAAACAAATCCGACTGCTTGAGTCCGCTCCTTTGCCCCTTTTCCCACGCTCAATCCTCAAAAAAGACTCAAGATTCAAAGACAAAGGATCGCTCCCACTTTTGGAATATCTCTTTGAGTTCCTACACGCCTACGACTTCACCACCACGCCCAAAGACATTTCAGAGGGAATGAAACAAAACCACGACAAACTGATCAACTCCGCTGTGCTTGGACTTGTTTTTGAAAAACTCAATGGCTACAAAGAGGGGAGTTTCTACACCCCAAGTTTCATCACTAGCTATATGTGCCAAGAGAGTATCACCCAAGCGGCATTGGAGCGATTCAACTCCACTTATGGTTGGAAGTGCCAAAACCTAGAGGAGCTCAAACGCAAGATCGCCAAAGCAGAGGAAATCGCTGATGAGGATCTGCTCTCGACACTCCTCACTCTGCGTATCTGCGATCCTAGCGTAGGCAGTGGGCATTTCCTCGTTTCTGCCCTCAATGAAATGATCCAAATCGCCCACACTCTTGGGATCGTCTATCTCCCTAGAGGCGTGAAGCTCACCATAGAAAACGATGAGATCCTTATCACGACAAGAGATGGGATATTTGCCTACCACAAGCCCACATCATCAGATGAGGACGCACACACAATCCAAACCAAAATATTCAATCTCAAAAAATCTATCATCCAAAACTGCCTTTTTGGCGTAGATATCAATCCCAACTCTTGCGAAATCACCAAGCTAAGACTATGGATAGAACTTCTCAAATACAGCTACTATCTCTTTGATGAGCAGGGCAAAAACACCAATACCCTAGAAACCTTGCCCAATATCGACATCAATATCAAATGCGGAAATAGCTTGATCTCTCATTATCCTCTGAACTCTAGCCTAACCATAGGACAAACCAAAGAGTTTGCCACCAATCTCAAACAAGCGATCTTAAACTACAAAATGTCTGTGGGGGCTTACAAAGAGGGTATCGGCTCCAAAAGCAAAATCATCGAGCAAATTTCAGCCACCAAAAATCTCATCATCTCTTATTTGCTAGAAAGAAGTCTTGCCAAAATCCAACTCAAAGAGTATTTGAGTGCCTTTGTATCCGAATATGGCGATGCAGTTTTTGACATCGATACAGAGTTTGGTTTGGAAATGTTTAGAATCATCAAAGCAAACAAATATCGATTCACCCCCACACTCACCAGCCTAGAACCAGCCCCAATGACAGCGGAGGGGGACAAACTACTCACAAAAATAAAAAAATGCTATGAGGAACTTGAAAATATCAAAACCTCACAATCTTTTGAATGGCGTTTCGAGTTTCCTGAAGTGCTAGATGAGGAGGGGAACTTCTTGGGCTTTGATTGTGTGATAGGCAATCCCCCCTACATTCGCCAAGAGGAAATCAAAGAGCTTAAACCTAGTTTGCAAAAGAATTTTCAAATCTATGAAAATACAAGCGACATCTACACCTACTTTTTTGAGCAAGGCTACAAACTCCTAAGCCAAAATGCAATCCTCTCTTTTATCACTAGCAACAAATGGACTAGAGCAGGTTATGGAGAGAATCTAAGAGCGTTTTTACTCAAAAACACCACCTTGCAAAGCTATATGGATTTAAATGGTGAAAAAGTCTTTGAAAATGCCTCTGTGGATACCTCTATCACAATTTTTATCAAATCCACCCCAACCCCCACACATCAAATCCATTTCCTAGAATGCAAAGACATTGCCGAACTTTTCAGGATTGCCCCTACTAGCATTCCTCAAAACACTCTCTCCAAAGATGCCTTTATTTTTGCAGATAGCTCCACCCTAGCCCTCAAAGAAAAAATCCAATCCATAGGAACTCCATTGAAAGACTGGGGGATTTCTATCAATTATGGAATCAAAACAGGCTATAACGAAGCTTTTATCATCACTACAGAAACAAGGGAGGCAATACTACAAGCTTGCAAAACACAGCAAGAAAGAGAGGCAACAAGCAAACTCATAAGAAAAGTGTTAAGAGGCAGAGATATCAAAAGATACTCTTATGAATGGGCTGGATTGTGGATTATCAATATTCATAATGGATACACTAGCACCAACAAAACAAAAATGCCACCAATTGATATAGAACAATACCCAACACTTAAAGCCTATTTTAATGAGAATGCAAAAAATCATAAGGGAAAAGGAAAAGGATTTTTCAATAGAGATGACAAAGGAATCACACCTTATAATCTTAGAAATTGTGCGTATTTAGAGGAATTTGAAAAAGAAAAGATTCTGTATCCAGAAACAACGCAAGGGGCATATTTTGTTATTGATCGCAATCAAATGTTTTTAGAAAAAACAGCATTTTGTATATGTGGAAATAATCTATTGTTTTTACAAGCCCTTTTATCCTCAAAAGCAATAACTTATTATTTTAAAAACTTTTCTAATGGTTGTATTTTGGGCAAAAAAGGCTATCAATACAATAAACACGCATTAGAAAAACTTCCTATCCCTAAAATCACAGAATCTAACAAAGCAATAGCAGATAAAATCATTGCCTTAGTAGAAAAGATTCTTAAGGCAAAAGAGAATAACCCCACCACCGACACCAAACCCCTAGAATCCCAAATCGATTCTTTAGTCTATACCCTCTACAATCTCACAGAGGCAGAAATCCAAATCATCGAGGGGAAATCTTAA
- the tsaE gene encoding tRNA (adenosine(37)-N6)-threonylcarbamoyltransferase complex ATPase subunit type 1 TsaE has protein sequence MTMLSDLAGLDAVVDVLFAKCQAHPKIIILLRGDLASGKTTLVERFARRLSVQGVSSPTFSFQHIYDFEGGRILHYDCYSKSIIEALELGILEMLDSEGWHFVEWGDSQLEKILRESGFAVILVEIAKQGDQRSYRIEE, from the coding sequence ATGACAATGCTTAGCGATTTGGCAGGGTTGGATGCAGTGGTTGATGTTTTGTTTGCCAAATGCCAAGCACATCCAAAAATCATCATACTTTTGAGGGGGGATTTGGCAAGTGGCAAAACCACGCTAGTGGAGCGTTTCGCACGGAGATTGAGCGTGCAGGGGGTGAGCTCTCCTACTTTTAGTTTCCAGCATATTTATGATTTTGAGGGTGGCAGGATTTTGCACTATGATTGTTACTCCAAAAGTATAATAGAGGCATTGGAATTGGGGATTTTGGAAATGTTGGATTCTGAGGGGTGGCATTTTGTAGAATGGGGGGATAGTCAGTTGGAAAAAATTTTGAGAGAGAGTGGGTTTGCAGTCATACTTGTAGAGATTGCCAAACAAGGCGATCAACGCTCTTATAGGATTGAGGAATGA
- the pyrH gene encoding UMP kinase, which yields MKYKRVLVKFSGEALAGGNGFGIDNQILSYIAGEIRTLIQNGIEVGIVIGGGNIIRGVSASEGGIIHRTSGDHMGMLATVINAIAMQAALEHIGMNARVQSAMEIREVCEPYIYRRAIRHLQKGRIVIFSAGTGNPFFTTDTAATLRAVEIGADVIIKATKVDGVYDKDPKLYPDAKMLSALSYDDALRDHIKVMDDTAIALAKDNKLPIIVCNMFKEGNLLKILSGEDAISSIVK from the coding sequence TTGAAATACAAAAGAGTGTTAGTGAAATTTTCAGGTGAAGCTCTAGCAGGAGGCAATGGCTTTGGGATTGATAATCAAATCTTGAGCTATATCGCAGGAGAAATACGCACGCTGATCCAAAACGGGATTGAAGTGGGGATTGTCATCGGTGGAGGGAACATCATCCGTGGCGTGAGTGCAAGTGAGGGTGGAATCATCCATCGCACAAGTGGGGATCATATGGGGATGCTTGCCACAGTCATCAACGCTATTGCAATGCAGGCGGCTCTAGAGCATATCGGTATGAATGCCCGTGTCCAAAGTGCGATGGAAATCCGCGAAGTGTGTGAGCCATACATCTATCGCCGTGCAATCCGTCATTTGCAAAAAGGGCGTATCGTGATTTTTAGTGCGGGCACTGGAAATCCGTTTTTTACCACCGACACTGCGGCGACTTTGCGTGCAGTAGAGATCGGTGCTGATGTGATTATCAAAGCGACAAAAGTCGATGGCGTTTATGACAAAGATCCCAAATTGTATCCTGACGCAAAAATGCTCAGTGCATTGAGCTATGATGATGCTCTAAGAGATCATATCAAAGTTATGGATGACACCGCTATCGCCCTTGCCAAGGACAACAAACTGCCTATCATTGTGTGCAATATGTTCAAAGAAGGCAATCTGCTCAAAATCCTAAGTGGCGAAGATGCGATTTCATCGATTGTGAAATAA